The following are encoded in a window of Callithrix jacchus isolate 240 chromosome 9, calJac240_pri, whole genome shotgun sequence genomic DNA:
- the NOPCHAP1 gene encoding NOP protein chaperone 1 gives MEVHGNPQASPSCSSPSRDCSGVPVSRELLTTGSDGRGGLWDRLLINPQPKSRKTSTLQTVRIERSPLLDQVQTFLPQMAQANEKLRKEMAAAPPGRFNIENIDGTHGKVIQMDVALFEMNRSDSKEADSSEESSQDSSENSSESEDEDDSIPSEVTIDNIKLPNSEGGKGKIEVLDSPASKKKK, from the exons ATGGAGGTTCATGGAAATCCCCAGGCTAGCCCGAGTTGTTCGTCTCCCAGCCGGGACTGCTCGGGGGTCCCAGTGTCCAGGGAGCTGCTGACTACGGGAAGCGACGGTCGCGGAG GTCTATGGGACAGGTTGCTCATCAATCCCCAACCTAAGTCCAGAAAGACTTCCACTCTTCAAACAGTTCGGATAGAAAGGAGTCCCT TGTTGGATCAGGTACAGACCTTTCTCCCACAGATGGCACAGGCAAATGAAAAGCTAAGAAAAGAAATGGCAGCTGCACCACCTGGTCGTTTCAACATTGAAAACATTGATGGGACTCATGGCAAAGTTATACAAATG GATGTGGCTCTGTTTGAGATGAATCGGTCGGATTCAAAAGAAGCGGACAGTTCAGAGGAAAGTTCACAAGACAGTTCAGAGAACAGTTCAGAATCAGAGGATGAAGATGACAGCATCCCATCTGAAGTCACCATAGATAACATTAAGCTTCCCAATTCTGAAGGTGGAAAAGGCAAGATTGAAGTTTTGGACAGTCCagcaagtaaaaaaaagaaatag